The following coding sequences lie in one Osmerus mordax isolate fOsmMor3 chromosome 13, fOsmMor3.pri, whole genome shotgun sequence genomic window:
- the LOC136955140 gene encoding atos homolog protein A-like gives MTLENMKTERDAAEEFFEYDAEEFLVFLTLLITEGRTPECSVKGRTEGLHCPPAQSTLPPLHKHECSDKLPQCRQARRTRSEVMLLWRNSIPIMIEVMLLPDCCYGDECPPSDPISDPAIKQDALLLERWTLQPVPRQSGERFIEEKTLLLAVRSYVFFSQLSAWLSASHGVVPRNILYRISAADEELVWKFSQPPSEHLFPVPNVSQSVALRVRVQSLPRQSTYPILACSIHTALPPLYSKTPTLHPGQGLPSHFRRGQESKESRLHNAHFPLYSKSSNTLGLPIAGLPIASFPITSLPLSGLPLSGLPLSGLPLSGLPLHNKRSQESSDSHGHMFQNGELPQVNTPHRQGSPLFSRPSPSRSHSPLPPGGKAVRWLYSALNGPSDPPHTEDYGLSNGAETSRGGGSEPLRAFKTLSLTDPPRCPSPRPITTETNPLIGSLLQERQEVIARIAQRLNFCDPTAPPLPSALFAPDAPPKAFWGGSHDDTTLRKTKEAEAPPPEPAGHARPSPFDTPVHDTPPGKRETSSPKPAACRRLRLSEPGDGEKERERERDRERENSLISQAVHDIARLIQDRLGVPSLSPTHSSPLHRTHTQTLTVRTYTHTTRTTHRTPDVSCSSSNGFANGHAPGHAPGHRDTDATTHAPVCTEKARTNPEVDHSVRSQNGTSVTLEDPPIRPQPQCLQTLPQEVPRAQGPDPSDTPRTLRENGLRTRQTCTDASPAHTQSPIKLQAQSQSTTLQDENQAPPGSGASGPTTPTTKAPSTPTVLRAHSPSPLRPCNSWRKQNRHSLDATATKAFHPCTGLPLLSSPVPQRRTQTGFFDLDSSVIGCKGLPWTPGKRVGLKREDSEEQQVLSASAPPASLSLLGNFEECVLNHRLEPLGMIEGFTAEVGASGTFCPSHMTFPVDVSFYSVSEDNAPSPYMGEINLESLGKRGYRVPPSGTIQVTLFNPNKTVVKMFVVVYDLRAMPAGHQTFLRQRTFSVPVRRDGSHTHASRKPLPLGQGRTLRYLVHLRFQSSKSGKIYLHRDIRLLFSRKSMEVDSGAAYELQSFTESPANPPFSPRC, from the exons ATGACACTGGAAAACATGAAAACTGAACGAG ACGCGGCCGAGGAGTTCTTCGAGTATGACGCCGAGGAGTTCCTCGTGTTCCTGACTCTGCTCATCACAGAGGGGCGGACTCCAGAATGTTCCGTGAAGGGAAGGACCGAGGGGCTCCACTGCCCCCCTGCCCAGTcgaccctgccccccctccacaaGCATGAGTGCAGCGACAAACtgcctcag TGTCGACAGGCCAGGCGGACACGCTCGGAGGTGATGTTGCTGTGGAGGAACAGTATTCCCATCATGATTGAGGTCATGCTACTGCCAGACTGCTGCTATGGAGACGAGTGCCCTCCCAGCGACCCCATCAGTGACCCGGCCATCAAACAGGACGCTCTGCTGCTCGAGAGATGGACCCTGCAGCCAGTACCCCGACA gagTGGTGAACGTTTCATCGAGGAGAAGACGTTGCTGCTGGCCGTGCGCTCCTACGTGTTCTTCTCCCAGCTCAGCGCCTGGCTCAGCGCCTCCCACGGTGTCGTCCCCAGAAACATCCTGTACAG GATCAGCGCAGCGGATGAGGAGCTGGTCTGGAAGTTCTCCCAGCCGCCCTCGGAGCATCTCTTCCCCGTCCCTAACGTCTCCCAGAGCGTCGCCCTGCGCGTCCGCGTCCAGTCCCTCCCCCGCCAGTCCACCTACCCCATCCTGGCCTGCAGCATCCacactgccctgccccccctttACAGCaagacccccaccctccaccccggcCAGGGCCTCCCCTCACACTTCAGGAGGGGCCAGGAATCGAAAGAGAGTCGGCTTCACAATGCTCATTTCCCCCTTTATAGCAAGAGCTCCAACACCCTAGGTCTCCCCATCGCTGGGCTCCCCATCGCAAGTTTCCCCATCAccagtctccccctctctggtctccctctctccggtctccccctctctggtctccccctctctggtctcccccTCCACAATAAGAGGAGCCAGGAGTCTTCAGACAGCCATGGTCACATGTTTCAGAATGGAGAGCTCCCCCAGGTCAACACCCCGCATCGTCAGGGCTCCCCCCTGTTCTCccggccctccccctcccgctcgcactcccccctccccccaggcggGAAGGCCGTGAGGTGGCTGTACTCTGCCCTCAATGGCCCCTCCGACCCCCCCCACACCGAGGACTATGGTCTGTCTAACGGGGCGGAGACCTCTCGGGGCGGGGGCTCAGAACCGCTGAGGGCCTTCAAGACCCTGTCCTTGACCGACCCACCacgctgcccctcccccaggcccatcACCACAGAGACCAACCCCCTGATTGGCTCTCTgcttcaggagagacaggaagtgatcgcCCGCATTGCACAGCGCCTCAACTTCTGTGACCCGACTGCTCCGCCCCTACCGTCAGCCCTCTTCGCGCCGGACGCCCCTCCCAAAGCCTTCTGGGGGGGTAGCCATGACGACACAACTCTCCGAAAGACCAAAGAGgcggaggccccgccccctgagCCCGCCGGCCACGCTCGCCCCTCCCCGTTCGACACGCCCGTTCACGACACGCCTCCGGGTAAACGAGAGACGTCGTCCCCCAAGCCCGCGGCCTGCAGGAGACTGAGACTGAGCGAGcccggagatggagagaaggagagagagcgggagagagacagggagagagagaactccCTCATCTCCCAGGCAGTGCACGACATCGCCAGGCTCATCCAGGACAGGCTGGgcgtcccctctctgtccccgacacacagcagccctctgcaccgcacacacacccagaccctcACGGtccgcacgtacacacacaccacgcgcaCCACTCACAGGACGCCAGACGTGAGCTGTAGTTCGAGTAATGGCTTTGCCAACGGCCACGCccccggccacgcccccggCCACAGGGACACAGACGCCACGACCCATGCACCTGTTTGCACAGAGAAAGCCAGAACTAACCCGGAGGTAGACCATTCTGTCCGATCTCAGAACGGCACCTCTGTTACACTTGAAGACCCTCCGATCAGACCCCAGCCCCAGTGTTTACAGACCTTGCCCCAAGAGGTGCCCAGAGCCCAGGGCCCCGACCCCTCCGACACCCCCCGCACCCTCAGAGAGAAcggcctgaggaccagacagaCTTGCACAGACGCCTCCCCAGcccacacccagagccccaTCAAGCTCCAGGCCCAGAGCCAGTCCACCACCCTGCAGGATGAGAACCAGGCCCCCCCAGGCTCTGGAGCCtccggccccaccacccccacgacCAAAGCCCCCAGCACACCCACTGTCCTG CGggcccacagcccctcccccctgcgtcCGTGCAACAGCTGGAGGAAGCAAAACCGCCACTCACTAGACGCCACTGCAACCAAGGCCTTCCACCCATGCACTggcctacctctcctctccagccca GTTCCCCAAAGGAGAACCCAGACTGGCTTCTTTGACCTGGATTCATCTGTGATCGGCTGTAAAGGCCTGCCCTGGACACCTGGAAAAAG GGTGGGTCTGAAGAGGGAGGACTCGGAGGAGCAGCAGGTCCTCAGTGCCAGCGCTCCACCTGCCAGTCTCAGCCTCCTGGGCAACTTTGAG gagtgtgtgttgaaCCACCGCCTGGAGCCGCTGGGGATGATCGAGGGCTTCACGGCGGAGGTTGGGGCCAGTGGGACCTTCTGCCCCAGTCACATGACTTTTCCCGTGGACGTGTCGTTCTACAGCGTGTCGGAAGACAACGCCCCCTCGCCGTACATG GGCGAAATCAACCTGGAGTCCCTGGGTAAAAGGGGCTACCGTGTACCCCCATCAGGAACCATTCAAGTG ACCTTATTCAACCCCAACAAAACCGTGGTgaagatgtttgtggtggtgtaTGACTTGAGGGCCATGCCAGCTGGACACCAGACCTTCCTACGCCAGAGGACCTTCTCCGTTCCCGTCCGCCGTgacggctcacacacacacgccagcagGAAGCCCCTCCCTCTGGGCCAGGGACGCACGCTGCGCTACCTCGTTCACCTGAG gttccaGAGCTCAAAGTCTGGGAAGATCTACCTCCACAGAGACATCCGTCTGCTGTTCTCCAGGAAGTCCATGGAGGTGGACAGTGGTGCTGCCTACGAGCTCCAGTCTTTCACAGAGTCCCCAGCCAACCCGCCCTTCTCCCCCCGCTGCTGA
- the LOC136955141 gene encoding cAMP-regulated phosphoprotein 19-like, translating into MSEEIEGTRTGEEGLVEDNKDMEDMVIHPEKAEEAKLKARYPNLGHKPGGSDLLRKRLQKGQKYFDSGDYNMAKAKIKNKQLPAATTEKAEITGDHIPTPQDLPQRKPSLVASKLAG; encoded by the exons ATGTCTGAAGAAATTGAAGGAACACGGACGGGTGAGGAGGGACTGGTTGAAGATAACAAA GACATGGAGGATATGGTGATCCACCCTGAAAAGGCAGAGGAGGCCAAACTCAAGGCTCGCTACCCTAATCTGGGGCACAAACCTGGGGGCTCTGACCTGCTCCGTAAACGTTTACAGAAGGGG CAAAAGTATTTTGACTCTGGTGACTACAACATGGCCAAGGCCAAGATAAAGAATAAGCAGCTGCCTGCTGCCACGACAGAGAAGGCTGAGATCACAGGGGACCacatccccaccccccaggaccTGCCCCAGAGGAAACCCTCTCTGGTGGCTAGTAAACTCGCcggctga
- the LOC136955556 gene encoding hepatocyte nuclear factor 6-like, producing the protein MNAQLSMEHIGDLHGVSHESVTGTGELLSGHSPHTRPGPRGLSHRAMGMATLLDGGDYHPGHPGHPGHPGHPGHPGHPGHLHPAISMCEAPPGMSASSTYTTLTPLQPLPPISTVSDKFPHHHHHHHHHHPHPHPHQRIPGNVSGSFTLMREDRGLAPMNSLYPSYHHKDPCMGQSLSPLSGSGLASIHTSQAGLPPYAHPGAAMPGEKMLTPSGFEAHHPAMLGRHTEQHMNSSVGMVQLNGLHHHPHAHISVQGHGQGLGNNREQSQAPGQQGVNGDSSGAQMEEVNTKEVAQRITTELKRYSIPQAIFAQRVLCRSQGTLSDLLRNPKPWSKLKSGRETFRRMWKWLQEPEFQRMSALRLAACKRKEQDHGRGEHGTGSKKPRLVFTDVQRRTLHAIFKENKRPSKELQITISQQLGLELTTVSNFFMNARRRSLDKWLDDGSGHSANSGPNACTKA; encoded by the exons ATGAACGCCCAGCTGTCGATGGAGCATATTGGGGACCTGCACGGAGTGAGTCATGAGTCAGTGACCGGTACTGGAGAGCTGCTGAGCGGCCACAGCCCGCATACCCGCCCGGGCCCCCGAGGCCTGTCCCATCGCGCTATGGGCATGGCGACACTGCTGGATGGCGGAGACTATCACCCCGGTCATCCCGGCCATCCCGGCCATCCCGGTCATCCCGGCCATCCCGGTCATCCCGGACACCTGCACCCTGCCATTAGCATGTGCGAAGCCCCTCCTGGCATGAGCGCCAGCAGCACCTATACCACCCTAACCCCACTGCAGCCATTACCACCCATCTCCACCGTCTCTGACAAGttccctcaccatcatcaccaccaccaccatcatcatccacaCCCGCATCCCCATCAACGAATTCCGGGCAACGTCAGCGGCAGCTTCACGTTgatgagggaggacaggggtctGGCGCCCATGAACAGTCTGTATCCATCTTACCATCACAAGGATCCTTGCATGGGGCAGAGCCTCTCCCCACTGTCCGGCTCCGGCCTGGCCAGCATACACACTTCCCAGGCTGGTCTACCCCCCTACGCTCATCCCGGTGCTGCCATGCCCGGAGAGAAGATGCTCACACCCAGTGGGTTCGAGGCTCACCACCCAGCCATGCTCGGTAGACACACCGAGCAGCACATGAACTCCTCGGTGGGTATGGTCCAGCTCAATGGTCTCCACCACCACCCGCACGCCCACATAAGCGTACAAGGCCATGGCCAAGGCCTAGGCAACAATCGGGAGCAGAGTCAGGCCCCAGGGCAGCAAGGTGTCAACGGTGATAGTTCAGGGGcccagatggaggaggtgaataCCAAAGAGGTAGCGCAGAGGATCACCACTGAGCTAAAGCGCTACAGCATTCCCCAGGCTATCTTTGCGCAGCGCGTTTTGTGTCGTTCTCAAGGCACCCTCTCTGACCTCTTGAGAAACCCGAAGCCCTGGTCCAAACTCAAGTCCGGCCGCGAGACTTTCCGAAGGATGTGGAAGTGGCTGCAGGAGCCTGAGTTCCAACGCATGAGCGCACTCAGGCTCGCAG CATGCAAGCGTAAGGAGCAGGATCATGGCAGGGGCGAGCACGGCACTGGGTCTAAGAAGCCGCGGCTTGTGTTTACTGATGTGCAAAGACGGACGCTACATGCCATCTTCAAGGAGAACAAGCGTCCGTCCAAAGAGCTGCAGATCACCATCTCTCAGCAGCTGGGCCTCGAGCTGACCACAGTCAGCAACTTCTTCATGAATGCACGCCGCCGGAGCCTCGACAAGTGGCTGGACGACGGCTCAGGTCACTCTGCCAACTCTGGCCCTAATGCCTGCACCAAAGCCTGA